One Prinia subflava isolate CZ2003 ecotype Zambia chromosome 9, Cam_Psub_1.2, whole genome shotgun sequence DNA segment encodes these proteins:
- the BMS1 gene encoding ribosome biogenesis protein BMS1 homolog produces the protein MEEKEKKKHRAKHSGPKAEKKRKRYLNDLGIGDEENARKRNPKAFTVQSAVRMARTFHRTQDLKTKKHHIPVVDRTPLEPPPVVVVVVGPPKVGKSTVIKCLIKNFTRQKLVEIRGPVTIVSGKKRRLTIIECGCDINTMIDLAKVADLVLMLIDASFGFEMETFEFLNICQVHGFPKIMGVLTHLDTFKNNKQLKKTKKKLKHRFWTEVYPGAKLFYLSGMVHGEYQKQEIHNLGRFISVMKFRPLTWQTSHPYVLADRMEELTNPEDVRVNPKCDRKISLYGYLRGAHLKNKSQIHMPGVGDFTVSDVSFLPDPCALPEQQKKRSLNEKEKLVYAPFSGVGGIVYDKDAVYIDLGGSHAHEKEEEEVRPNHELVQSLISTHSAIDVKMASSKVSLFMDSTPLGSEDVGQEFVMPKEERQVDVKTGRVRRKAVFEDDEKENDDVASDEEDDQEEDEEEAVSEDGSDGDDENDAEDESESVLLREGMAARRAKRLKTEVAQEEAVNELPAFADSDDDLEVSSEEEGETAPDDSEMEEEEEEEEEEEGDVQRTRKDESSDSEFEVAHKRAESKQNDLNSERIGTKSQISEHSPKRKAVLTTDSGNCTAEEASESEDENSSLEEGDGEGGSHEELKAEESNRNGFQHSQAKKAGSVTQTKVKAVDTKDDDVENLLREEEEYEEKIDLSADTTGALKWKEDLTQKAAEAFLRQQRSTPNLRKLVYGTAVEDEDQEGEDADDELGGLFRVSRPDKASKLKANALDCSKFLVEKPQDWDLEEVMSSIRDCFVTGKWEDDKDAAKLLEEDEELYGDFEDLETGVVHKGKAAAGGEQSGSEEEEEEDEKMSKPEPEEEEKKKERMDKKRKLKEMFDAEYDEGDATYFDDLKEEMHKQAQLNRAEFEDQDDETRVQYEGFRPGMYVRIEIENVPCEFVLNFDPHYPIILGGLGNSEGNVGYVQLRLKKHRWYKKILKTRDPLILSLGWRRFQTIPLFYIEDHNGRHRLLKYTPQHMHCGAAFWGPITPQGTGFLAVQSVSGTTPDFRIAATGVVLDLDKSITIVKKLKLTGFPFKIFKNTCFIKGMFNSQLEVAKFEGAAIRSVSGIRGQIKKALRAPVGAFRATFEDKLLMSDIVFVRTWYPVSIPTFYNPVTSLLKPAGEKDTWSGMKTTGQLRYERGIKLKQNKDSLYKPIVREKRHFNKLHIPKALQKALPFKNKPKNLEKKGKTPKDQWRPAVIREPHEKKISALLSALSTVNNYKIKKAKVKHREQLKEYLKVKQKEDEQKFKRQKEAKKKVYRILGQREKKRQKSSLKGSSKGEKSM, from the exons atggaggaaaaagagaagaagaagcaTCGTGCAAAGCATAGCGGGCCgaaggcagagaagaaaaggaaacgTTATCTCAATGACCTGGGAATAGGAGATGAGGAGAATGCACGAAAGAGAAATCCCAAAGCCTTTACAGTGCAGTCCGCTGTGCGGATGGCCAGGACTTTCCATCG AACTCAGGATCTGAAGACTAAAAAGCATCACATTCCCGTGGTTGACCGGACTCCTTTGGAGCCGCCTCCCGTGGTGGTGGTTGTGGTCGGTCCTCCCAAGGTTGGGAAGAGCACGGTAATAAAGTGTCTCATTAAGAACTTCACCAGGCAAAAGCTGGTTGAAATCCGAGGTCCTGTCACAATTGTTTCAG GTAAAAAACGCCGGCTGACCATTATTGAATGTGGATGTGACATTAACACAATGATTGACCTGGCTAAAGTTGCTGATTTG GTTCTAATGCTCATTGATGCCAGCTTTGGATTTGAGATGGAGACATTTGAATTCCTGAACATTTGCCAGGTACATGGCTTTCCCAAAATTATGGGAGTTCTGACCCACTTGGACACATTCAAGAACAACAAACAGTTAAAGAAGACTAAAAAGAAGTTAAAGCACAGATTCTGGACTGAAGTGTATCCG GGTGCTAAGTTGTTCTATTTGTCTGGGATGGTTCATGGAGAATATCAAAAGCAGGAAATTCACAATTTGGGGCGTTTTATCTCGGTTATGAAATTCCGGCCTCTCACTTGGCAAACGTCTCACCCGTATGTTCTTGCAGACAG AATGGAAGAGCTGACAAACCCAGAGGATGTTCGAGTCAATCCCAAATGTGACAGGAAGATATCACTGTATGGATACCTGAGAGGGGCACACCTAAAGAACAAAAGCCAAATTCACATGCCAG GTGTAGGAGACTTCACTGTGAGTGATGTGAGTTTCCTGCCAGacccctgtgctctccctgagcagcagaagaagCGTTCCCTGAATGAGAAAGAGAAACTCGTCTATGCCCCCTTCTCAGGAGTGGGGGGCATTGTGTATGACAAAGATGCTGTTTACATTGACCTTGGTGGAAGCCATGCTCATGAAAAAGAAGAG GAGGAGGTGAGGCCAAATCATGAACTTGTTCAGAGCCTGATCTCCACACACTCAGCCATTGATGTTAAGATGGCATCAAGCAAGGTCTCTCTCTTCATGGACTCTACACCCCTGGGTTCAGAAGATGTAGGACAAGA GTTTGTGATGCCAAAAGAAGAGAGGCAGGTGGACGTGAAGACGGGAAGAGTTCGTCGGAAGGCCGTGTTTGAAGACGACGAGAAGGAAAATGATGATGTGGCAAGTGATGAGGAGGATGAccaagaggaagatgaagaagaagcAGTTTCTGAAGATGGAAGTGATGGTGATGATGAAAATGATGCTGAGGATGAAAGTGAGAGCGTGCTCTTACGGGAAGGGATGGCAGCTAGGAGAGCCAAGCGCCTGAAGACAGAGGTGGCTCAGGAAGAAGCTGTGAATGAGCTACCGGCGTTTGCGGACAGCGATGATGATCTGGAGGTGAGCTCTGAAGAGGAAGGTGAAACTGCCCCTGACGACAGTGAgatggaggaagaggaggaggaggaagaggaggaggagggggacgTACAAAGGACTCGTAAAGATGAAAGCTCAGATAGCGAATTTGAGGTTGCACATAAAAGAGCTGAATCTAAGCAGAATGATCTAAATAGTGAACGTATAGGAACAAAATCACAAATCTCAGAGCACAGtcccaaaagaaaagcagtgctCACTACTGACTCAGGAAACTGCACTGCCGAAGAGGCATCAGAATCTGAGGATGAGAACTCTTCCCTTGAAGAGGGTGATGGTGAAGGAGGATCACATGAGgaattaaaagcagaagagtCAAATAGGAATGGATTTCAGCACAGTCAAGCAAAGAAAGCTGGTAGTGTTACACAGACTAAAGTTAAAGCTGTAGATACCAAGGATGATGATGTGGAGAATCTGCTGAGAGAAGAAGAGGagtatgaagaaaaaatagatcTTTCTGCTGACACAACAG gtGCACTTAAATGGAAAGAGGACCTCACACAGAAGGCAGCTGAGGCCTTTCTGAGACAGCAGCGATCAACCCCCAATCTTCGTAAACTTGTGTATGGAACAG CTGTCGAGGATGAGGACCAGGAGGGCGAGGATGCAGATGATGAACTTGGAGGTTTGTTTCGTGTCAGCCGTCCAGACAAAGCATCCAAACTGAAGGCTAATGCTCTTGACTGCTCCAAGTTTCTGGTAGAAAAGCCACAAGACTGGGATTTAGAAGAG GTTATGAGCAGTATCCGAGACTGCTTTGTTACTGGAAAGTGGGAGGATGACAAAGATGCAGCAAAGCTGTTGGAGGAGGATG AGGAGCTGTATGGAGATTTTGAAGATCTGGAAACTGGTGTTGTGCACAAAGgaaaggctgctgctggaggagagcag TCTGGAagtgaagaagaggaggaggaagatgaaaaaatgTCCAAACCGGAacctgaggaggaggaaaagaaaaaggagcgcatggacaagaaaagaaaacttaaagAAATGTTTGATGCAGAATATGATGAAGGGGATGCCACATACTTTGATGATCTTAAAGAAGAAATGCATAAACAAGCACAG CTTAATCGAGCGGAATTTGAAGATCAAGATGATGAGACCAGAGTGCAGTATGAGGGATTCAGGCCTGGGATGTATGTTCGAATAGAGATTGAGAATGTGCCGTGTGAATTTGTCCTGAATTTTGATCCTCATTACCCCATCATCCTGGGTGGTCTAGGCAACAGCGAAGGAAATGTCGGCTACGTACAG CTGCGCCTGAAGAAGCACCGGTGGTACAAGAAGATCCTCAAGACGCGCGACCCGCTGATCCTGTCGCTGGGCTGGCGGCGCTTCCAGACCATCCCCCTGTTCTACATCGAGGACCACAACGGGCGGCACCGCCTGCTCAAGTACACCCCGCAGCACATGCACTGCGGGGCCGCCTTCTGGG gGCCCATCACTCCTCAGGGGACAGGATTTTTGGCAGTTCAGTCTGTCAGTGGCACAACG CCTGACTTCCGGATTGCTGCAACAGGAGTTGTGCTCGACTTAGATAAATCCATAACTATTGTAAAGAAATTAAAGCTAACTGGTTTTCCATTCAAAATTTTTAAGAACACTTGTTTTATTAAG GGAATGTTCAACTCTCAGTTGGAAGTGGCTAAATTTGAAGGCGCAGCGATCCGCAGTGTGAGCGGTATCCGAGGGCAGATCAAAAAGGCCCTCCGGGCTCCCGTGGGTGCTTTCAGAGCAACATTTGAAGACAAGTTGCTGATGAGTG ATATTGTTTTCGTGAGGACATGGTATCCTGTTTCTATCCCAACATTTTATAACCCCGTAACATCCTTGCTGAAACCAGCAGGTGAGAAAGATACTTGGAGTGGGATGAAGACAACAGGCCAGCTGAGGTATGAGCGAGGCatcaaactgaaacaaaacaaggatTCTCTCTATAAG CCTATTGTGAGGGAGAAGAGGCATTTCAATAAGCTCCACATTCCTAAAGCACTGCAGAAGGCACTGCCTTTTAAGAACAAACCTAAGAACCTTGAGAAGAAAGGCAAGACTCCAAAAGACCAGTGGAGGCCAGCTGTTATCAGGGAGCCTCATGAAAAGAAG ATATCAGCTCTACTCAGTGCTTTGAGTACAGTGAATAATTACAAGATAAAGAAAGCCAAAGTAAAGCATCGGGAACAGCTTAAAGAATATCTCAAAGTTAAGCAGAAGGAGGACGAACAGAAATTCAAGAGGCAAAAGGAGGCTAAGAAAAAGGTCTATCGCATACTGggacaaagggagaaaaagaggcagAAGTCAAGCTTGAAAGGATCTAGTAAGGGTGAGAAGAGTATGTAA